In a single window of the bacterium genome:
- a CDS encoding SigB/SigF/SigG family RNA polymerase sigma factor produces MATRRRGRRLLDKDQVRALFQKFQEDRSPDVREELTLAHESLAIYLARKFADRGEPLEDIIQVAQIGLLKAIDRYDPTRGIEFTTYATPTIVGEIKRHFRDKLWAIRVPRRLRELNYTLMRAIEELSQRLGRSPTIPEIAQFTGVDFEDVISALEVGRAYSLVSLDAETSDGDEEHSVSLLESVGDEDVALERLEDRATLDWALARLPERAQQIIRMRFFDDLSQAEIARRLGISQMHVSRILREALARLRALVSDRRSAPEEP; encoded by the coding sequence ATGGCGACGCGGCGGCGGGGCCGTCGGCTCCTGGACAAGGACCAAGTCCGGGCCCTCTTCCAAAAGTTTCAAGAGGACCGCAGTCCCGACGTCCGGGAGGAGCTGACCCTCGCCCACGAGAGTCTCGCCATCTATCTCGCCCGCAAGTTCGCGGACCGCGGCGAGCCGCTCGAGGACATCATTCAGGTCGCGCAGATCGGCCTGCTGAAGGCGATCGACCGGTACGATCCCACCCGCGGCATCGAGTTCACCACATACGCCACGCCGACGATCGTCGGCGAAATCAAGCGGCACTTCCGGGACAAGCTGTGGGCGATCCGCGTCCCCCGCCGGCTGCGCGAACTCAACTACACGCTGATGCGGGCGATCGAAGAGCTGTCTCAACGCCTCGGCCGGTCGCCGACGATCCCCGAGATCGCGCAGTTCACCGGAGTTGACTTCGAAGACGTGATCTCGGCGCTGGAGGTCGGGCGCGCCTACAGCCTCGTCTCGCTCGACGCGGAAACCAGCGACGGCGACGAGGAACACAGCGTCTCGCTCCTCGAGTCCGTGGGGGACGAGGACGTGGCGCTCGAGCGGCTCGAAGACCGCGCCACGCTCGACTGGGCGCTCGCCCGGCTGCCCGAGCGCGCGCAGCAGATCATCCGCATGCGGTTCTTCGACGATCTGTCACAGGCCGAGATCGCGCGGCGGCTCGGCATCTCCCAGATGCACGTCTCACGCATCCTCCGCGAAGCCCTCGCGCGCCTGCGTGCCCTCGTCAGCGACCGCCGCTCCGCTCCCGAAGAACCGTGA
- a CDS encoding ATP-binding protein, producing the protein MAPKGQTREGHERVEISIPVRPEFVSVARLTAATVAARQGFTYDEIEDLKIAVGEACTALIVAGPDGTQPLTTAFVLAPGAIEVLVSARVPAPAWARDGAGAAHGGDTPIDESRLGLFLMQCLVDEVDAHHDAASGVTELRLLKRRQA; encoded by the coding sequence GTGGCGCCCAAAGGGCAGACGCGCGAGGGGCACGAACGCGTCGAGATCTCGATTCCCGTCCGCCCGGAGTTCGTCAGCGTGGCGCGGCTGACCGCCGCGACCGTGGCGGCGCGGCAGGGGTTCACCTACGACGAGATCGAGGATCTCAAGATCGCCGTGGGCGAGGCCTGCACCGCGTTGATCGTCGCGGGGCCCGACGGGACGCAGCCGCTCACGACGGCCTTCGTCCTGGCGCCGGGCGCTATCGAGGTGCTCGTCTCGGCGAGGGTGCCGGCGCCGGCTTGGGCGAGAGACGGAGCGGGCGCGGCCCACGGCGGTGACACGCCGATCGATGAGAGCCGGCTCGGGCTGTTCCTCATGCAGTGCCTCGTCGACGAGGTCGACGCGCATCACGACGCGGCGTCGGGCGTAACCGAGCTTCGGCTCCTCAAACGCCGCCAGGCTTAG
- the asnS gene encoding asparagine--tRNA ligase — MSAVPIERLAAHAGETVEIHGWLYNRRSSGAIHFLLVRDGTGLVQAVAARADVPPDVFATIGTLTQESSIVAQGAVREDRRAPGGYELSLRDLRVVQLAAPYPITPKEHGVDFLMDHRHLWLRSSRQWAILRVRAEVERAMCDYLDEQGYLRVDTPILTPAACEGTSTLFETPYFETHAYLTQSGQLYSEASAAAFGRVYCFSPAFRAEKSKTRRHLTEFWMIEPEAAYLDLDGCIALAEGLVASVVARVLERREPELRALERDRVPLERVRPPFPRITYDDAVERLRAAGHPIAWGDDFGGDEETVLANAFDRPVFVTHYPAQCKAFYMQPDPGRPEVVLGVDLLAPEGYGEIVGGGQRIHDLALLERRLEEHRLPKDQYAWYLDLRRYGSVPHSGFGIGVERTVAWICGLEHVRETIPFPRLLNRLYP, encoded by the coding sequence ATGTCCGCGGTACCGATCGAACGTCTCGCCGCGCACGCCGGCGAGACGGTGGAGATCCACGGTTGGCTCTACAACCGCCGCAGCAGCGGCGCGATCCATTTCCTGCTCGTACGGGACGGGACCGGGCTCGTCCAGGCCGTCGCGGCGCGCGCCGACGTCCCGCCGGACGTGTTTGCGACGATCGGGACGCTCACCCAGGAGTCTTCGATCGTCGCACAGGGCGCCGTCCGCGAGGACCGCCGGGCGCCGGGGGGCTACGAGCTGTCGCTGCGCGACCTGCGCGTCGTCCAGCTGGCGGCGCCGTACCCGATCACGCCGAAAGAGCACGGCGTCGACTTTCTGATGGACCACCGGCACCTCTGGCTGCGCAGCAGCCGGCAGTGGGCGATCCTCCGCGTACGCGCGGAGGTCGAGCGGGCGATGTGCGACTACCTCGACGAGCAGGGCTATCTGCGGGTGGACACGCCGATTCTCACGCCCGCCGCGTGCGAAGGGACCTCGACGCTGTTCGAGACGCCCTACTTCGAGACCCACGCGTACCTTACGCAGAGCGGGCAGTTGTACAGCGAGGCGAGCGCGGCCGCCTTCGGCCGCGTGTACTGCTTCAGCCCCGCCTTCCGCGCGGAAAAGTCGAAGACGCGGCGGCATCTGACCGAATTCTGGATGATCGAGCCGGAGGCCGCCTATCTCGATCTCGACGGCTGCATCGCCCTCGCGGAAGGCCTCGTGGCCTCGGTTGTCGCCCGCGTCCTCGAGCGCCGGGAGCCCGAACTCCGCGCGCTGGAGCGCGACCGGGTACCGCTCGAACGCGTGCGTCCGCCGTTCCCGCGCATCACCTACGACGACGCGGTCGAGCGCCTCCGCGCCGCCGGACACCCCATCGCGTGGGGCGACGATTTCGGCGGCGACGAAGAGACCGTGCTCGCGAACGCCTTCGACAGGCCGGTGTTCGTCACGCACTACCCGGCGCAGTGCAAGGCGTTCTACATGCAGCCGGATCCTGGGCGGCCGGAGGTCGTGCTCGGCGTGGACCTTCTGGCGCCGGAGGGGTACGGCGAGATCGTCGGCGGCGGGCAGCGGATCCACGATCTCGCGCTGCTCGAGCGCCGGCTCGAGGAGCACCGGCTGCCGAAAGATCAGTATGCGTGGTATCTGGACCTGCGGCGGTATGGATCGGTCCCGCACAGCGGCTTCGGCATCGGCGTCGAACGCACCGTGGCGTGGATCTGCGGGCTCGAGCACGTGCGCGAGACGATACCGTTCCCGCGCCTCCTGAATCGGCTCTATCCGTAG
- a CDS encoding YtxH domain-containing protein has translation MTERRDFAVGIFIGGMIGLALGLLFAPQTGSETRDRIRREGERLRDRARTTADDVAEQARQAAGDFADRVRTGADDFVSRARDAAGEAVSRGRSAFEERTDRLRRAFDAGRGAAGGMEEPTHFGEPEN, from the coding sequence ATGACCGAACGCCGTGACTTTGCCGTCGGGATCTTCATTGGCGGGATGATCGGACTGGCGCTCGGACTGCTGTTCGCGCCTCAGACCGGCAGCGAGACGCGGGACCGCATCCGGCGCGAGGGCGAGCGGCTCCGCGATCGGGCGAGGACAACGGCCGACGACGTCGCGGAACAGGCCCGGCAGGCCGCCGGAGATTTCGCCGACCGCGTGCGCACCGGCGCCGACGATTTCGTGTCCCGTGCGCGGGACGCGGCCGGGGAGGCGGTGTCGCGCGGGCGGTCCGCGTTTGAGGAACGGACCGACCGTCTGCGCCGCGCGTTCGACGCGGGGCGCGGCGCCGCGGGGGGCATGGAGGAGCCAACACACTTTGGCGAACCGGAGAACTGA
- a CDS encoding Glu/Leu/Phe/Val dehydrogenase, protein MALRQFRVAADRTTLTPAVRDVLEHPEREFTVNFPVAMDDGSTRVYTGYRVLHSTALGPTKGGLRFSPQVWINEVRALGMWMTWKCALAHLPYGGAKGGVACDPGALSVPELERLTRRFATELRPMIGARIDIPAPDVGTNSQVMAWFMDTYSMHEGYSVPSVVTGKPLTIGGSAGRQDATGRGVMIAAREAARMRGVPFAGARVVVQGFGNVGATAAVLMAAEGCRIVGVSDAFGGLYNSRGLDLDALRRHVAATRRVEGFAGGEAVTNAELLELPCDFLVPAAIEGQITARNAARVNAQIVVEGANGPTTPDADAILEERGILVVPDILANAGGVVVSYFEWVQDLQAYFWSEAEINAHLTRIMVDGVARVASVAAVERVSLRTAALLVAVRRVAAALEQRGIYP, encoded by the coding sequence ATGGCGCTGCGGCAGTTCCGCGTCGCGGCCGACCGGACCACGCTCACGCCGGCGGTGCGGGACGTGCTCGAACATCCGGAGCGCGAGTTCACCGTCAATTTTCCGGTGGCGATGGACGACGGGAGCACGCGCGTGTACACCGGCTACCGCGTCCTGCACAGCACCGCCCTCGGTCCAACCAAGGGCGGCCTCCGCTTCAGCCCGCAGGTCTGGATCAACGAGGTGCGCGCGCTCGGGATGTGGATGACCTGGAAGTGCGCGCTCGCGCACTTGCCGTACGGCGGCGCAAAGGGCGGGGTGGCGTGCGATCCCGGGGCGCTCTCCGTGCCGGAGCTGGAGCGGCTGACCCGACGGTTCGCGACGGAGCTGCGCCCGATGATCGGAGCGCGCATCGACATCCCGGCGCCGGACGTCGGCACCAACAGCCAGGTCATGGCGTGGTTCATGGACACCTACAGCATGCACGAGGGGTATTCGGTCCCGTCCGTCGTCACGGGGAAGCCGCTCACGATCGGCGGGTCGGCCGGCCGGCAGGACGCGACGGGCCGCGGCGTCATGATCGCGGCACGGGAGGCGGCGCGGATGCGCGGCGTCCCCTTCGCCGGCGCCCGCGTGGTGGTGCAGGGCTTCGGCAACGTCGGGGCGACCGCCGCGGTCCTCATGGCGGCCGAAGGCTGCCGGATCGTGGGCGTGAGCGACGCGTTCGGGGGTCTCTACAATTCCCGCGGCCTTGACCTCGACGCGCTGCGGCGCCACGTGGCCGCGACCCGGCGCGTCGAAGGGTTCGCGGGCGGTGAGGCGGTGACCAACGCCGAACTGCTCGAGCTGCCCTGCGACTTTCTGGTCCCCGCCGCGATCGAAGGTCAGATCACCGCGCGCAACGCCGCGCGTGTCAACGCGCAGATCGTCGTCGAGGGGGCGAACGGTCCGACCACGCCCGACGCCGACGCGATTCTCGAGGAGCGCGGCATCCTGGTCGTGCCGGACATCCTCGCCAACGCCGGCGGCGTGGTGGTCTCGTACTTCGAGTGGGTGCAGGATCTGCAGGCGTACTTTTGGAGCGAAGCGGAGATCAACGCGCACCTCACGCGGATCATGGTCGACGGCGTGGCGCGGGTCGCGTCGGTGGCCGCCGTCGAACGGGTGTCGCTGCGAACCGCGGCGCTGCTCGTCGCCGTGCGCCGGGTCGCGGCGGCCCTCGAGCAGCGCGGCATCTATCCGTAG
- a CDS encoding HAD-IA family hydrolase → MIPPREIALVFDMDNTVLGSHIDFAAIRRTLGAMLRETGATDESDEALRRLAIGELVAHAAAHDAARGTAMAPRMWEIITAHETQGLRDAAALDGAAGVLGTLRSRGYRVAILTNNSRAGASVALEAAGLAHAAETVITRDDVRSMKPAPDGVVEALRRLGAAGGAYVIGDSWIDGAAAGGAGARFVAYRRTADDLQSHGVRPWRVINHLVELLAIDFGAVEP, encoded by the coding sequence GTGATTCCGCCGCGCGAGATCGCGCTCGTCTTCGATATGGACAACACCGTGCTGGGGTCGCACATCGACTTCGCCGCGATCCGCCGCACCCTCGGCGCGATGCTGCGCGAGACCGGCGCGACCGACGAGTCCGACGAGGCGCTGCGGCGTCTTGCGATCGGGGAGCTGGTGGCCCACGCCGCCGCGCACGACGCCGCGCGCGGCACCGCGATGGCGCCCCGGATGTGGGAGATCATCACCGCGCACGAGACGCAAGGCCTGCGGGACGCCGCGGCCCTCGACGGCGCGGCCGGCGTGCTCGGAACGCTGCGGTCGCGCGGCTATCGCGTGGCGATCCTTACCAACAACAGCCGCGCCGGCGCGTCCGTCGCGCTCGAAGCCGCCGGGCTGGCGCACGCCGCGGAGACCGTCATCACGCGCGACGACGTCCGGTCGATGAAGCCGGCCCCCGACGGCGTCGTGGAGGCCCTCCGCCGCCTCGGCGCCGCGGGCGGCGCCTACGTGATCGGCGATTCATGGATCGACGGCGCCGCAGCCGGCGGCGCGGGCGCGCGCTTCGTCGCCTACCGCCGCACGGCCGACGACCTCCAGTCGCACGGCGTCCGCCCGTGGCGCGTGATCAACCACCTCGTGGAGCTGCTCGCGATCGACTTCGGCGCGGTCGAGCCGTAG
- the mnmA gene encoding tRNA 2-thiouridine(34) synthase MnmA, producing MARVAVAMSGGVDSSVAAALMAEAGHDVVGFTMNLWPDWVPPADDGPGCCGLGAIDDARAVARTLGIRHYVLNLRDVFERAVIREFAGEYARGRTPNPCIACNRAIKFALLLDKIRALGMERLATGHYARVEPAPGGGVRLLRAVDRRKDQSYVLAGVPPAQLAQVVFPVGAYTKPEIRAIARRYGLGVAEKPDSQEICFVPGGDHGAVVARYAPQAVRPGPIYDGEGRQVGAHHGVARYTVGQRRGLGAAGGRPRYVVAIDTERNALRVGDGAALRCQELIAADANWIAVTGLREELAVTARIRHGGTDVPAVIEPAAGNRVRVRFLEPPRAAAPGQAIAFYQGDVVVGGAVIDEVRSGDAHAVDR from the coding sequence ATGGCGCGCGTCGCGGTCGCGATGAGCGGCGGGGTGGACAGTTCCGTGGCTGCGGCCCTCATGGCCGAGGCGGGGCACGACGTCGTCGGCTTCACGATGAACCTGTGGCCGGACTGGGTGCCGCCGGCCGACGACGGGCCGGGGTGCTGCGGTCTCGGCGCGATCGACGACGCGCGGGCCGTCGCGCGCACGCTCGGGATCCGGCACTACGTCCTCAACCTCCGCGACGTGTTCGAGCGCGCGGTGATCCGGGAGTTCGCCGGCGAGTACGCGCGCGGCCGCACGCCGAACCCTTGCATCGCCTGCAACCGCGCGATCAAATTCGCGCTGCTGCTGGACAAAATCCGCGCGCTCGGCATGGAGCGGCTCGCCACGGGCCACTACGCGCGCGTGGAACCCGCCCCCGGCGGCGGGGTGCGCCTCCTGCGGGCCGTGGACCGCCGGAAGGATCAGTCGTACGTGCTCGCGGGCGTCCCGCCCGCGCAGCTGGCGCAGGTCGTCTTTCCGGTCGGCGCCTACACCAAGCCGGAGATCCGGGCGATCGCGCGCCGGTACGGGCTGGGGGTGGCGGAGAAGCCGGACAGCCAGGAGATCTGCTTTGTGCCGGGCGGCGACCACGGCGCGGTCGTGGCGCGGTACGCGCCGCAGGCGGTCCGGCCCGGCCCGATCTACGACGGCGAGGGGCGGCAGGTCGGCGCACACCACGGCGTCGCGCGGTATACTGTGGGGCAGCGCCGCGGACTGGGCGCCGCCGGGGGCCGCCCGCGCTATGTCGTCGCCATCGACACGGAGCGCAACGCGCTGCGGGTCGGCGACGGGGCCGCGCTGCGGTGCCAGGAACTGATCGCGGCCGACGCCAATTGGATCGCCGTCACCGGCCTTCGCGAGGAGCTCGCCGTCACGGCGCGAATCCGCCACGGCGGGACCGACGTCCCGGCCGTGATCGAGCCGGCCGCGGGGAACCGGGTGCGGGTCCGGTTTCTCGAGCCGCCCCGCGCGGCGGCGCCGGGGCAGGCGATCGCCTTCTACCAGGGGGACGTCGTCGTCGGCGGGGCGGTGATCGACGAGGTGCGCAGCGGAGACGCTCATGCCGTCGATCGCTGA
- a CDS encoding ParA family protein produces MRPAGSNGTEDGDLGADGTTTARVIALVNQKGGCGKTTTAVNLAACLAVSKRRVLLIDLDPQANATVSLGTDPAALTRTMYNILVEDAPANGQSADLASIIAPSNVPNLDLAPSSIDLAAAELELSSRIGRENTLRKKVAPLRERYDYIIIDTPPSLGLLTLNALVACNEVIIPIQTHYYALLGMRQLLRTLKAVREEAGHEVEIAGVVPTMYDARTSIGKEILNGIRDYFGEKVFASAIHFNIKLVESSMIGVPVFVHLPSSRGAAEYMSLAKEVMALEQKAGRAPARN; encoded by the coding sequence GTGCGACCGGCAGGGAGCAACGGCACGGAGGACGGGGACCTGGGCGCAGACGGCACGACCACGGCCCGCGTCATCGCCCTCGTCAATCAAAAGGGCGGATGCGGCAAGACGACCACCGCGGTAAACCTCGCGGCGTGCCTTGCCGTCAGTAAACGCCGGGTCCTGCTGATCGATCTCGATCCGCAGGCCAACGCCACCGTCAGCCTCGGCACCGATCCCGCGGCGCTCACGCGCACGATGTACAACATCCTGGTCGAGGACGCGCCCGCGAACGGCCAGTCCGCGGACCTCGCGAGCATCATCGCGCCGTCGAACGTCCCGAACCTGGACCTCGCGCCGTCCTCGATCGACCTCGCCGCCGCGGAACTGGAGCTGTCCTCGCGGATCGGCCGGGAGAACACGCTGCGCAAGAAAGTGGCGCCGCTGCGGGAGCGGTACGATTACATCATCATCGACACGCCGCCGTCCCTCGGCCTGCTCACGCTCAACGCGCTCGTCGCCTGCAACGAGGTGATCATCCCGATTCAGACCCACTACTACGCGCTGCTCGGGATGCGGCAGTTGCTGCGGACGCTCAAGGCGGTCCGGGAAGAGGCGGGCCACGAGGTGGAGATCGCCGGTGTGGTGCCGACGATGTACGATGCCCGCACCAGCATCGGCAAGGAAATCTTAAACGGCATCCGCGACTATTTCGGCGAGAAGGTGTTCGCGAGCGCGATCCATTTCAACATCAAACTGGTCGAGTCGAGCATGATCGGCGTGCCGGTCTTCGTCCATCTGCCCTCCTCGCGCGGGGCGGCCGAGTACATGAGCCTCGCGAAGGAAGTGATGGCCCTTGAACAAAAAGCGGGACGCGCTCCGGCGCGGAATTAG
- a CDS encoding TIGR03560 family F420-dependent LLM class oxidoreductase codes for MAHVGLMIEGQEGLTWDRWRRLAEAADQSGFESLWRSDHLFSLFGVADRPGLDCWPSLTYLASATRRIRFGPLVCPITFRHPAMTAREAAAVDALSGGRLELGLGAGWHDGEHKAFGIPYPRVGERIRRLDEAVQVIRALWAGGPARFEGRYYQLDGGTAWPKPAQRRIPLVIGGKGPKVLEVAARYADEWNCGGAQKPAGVRERTATLEAACRKVGRDPKTIRRSWMGGILIGETGAALERRARSVQEYAITRAATPPAELPRELRNAGWLVGAPEEIAEQMRGLTAEGISRFNLQFFTLDDLDAVHLIGERLIPAVASL; via the coding sequence GTGGCACACGTCGGGCTCATGATCGAAGGGCAGGAGGGTCTCACGTGGGATCGCTGGCGCCGGCTGGCCGAGGCGGCCGACCAATCGGGCTTCGAGTCGCTCTGGCGGTCCGATCACCTCTTTTCACTCTTCGGCGTCGCCGACCGCCCGGGGCTCGACTGCTGGCCCTCGCTGACCTACCTCGCGAGCGCGACGCGGCGGATTCGCTTCGGACCGCTCGTTTGTCCGATCACGTTTCGGCACCCCGCCATGACGGCCCGCGAGGCCGCGGCCGTGGACGCGCTGTCCGGCGGACGCCTCGAGCTCGGTCTCGGGGCCGGGTGGCACGACGGCGAGCACAAGGCGTTCGGCATCCCGTATCCGCGCGTCGGCGAACGGATCCGCCGGCTCGACGAAGCCGTTCAGGTGATTCGCGCGTTGTGGGCCGGCGGGCCGGCGCGCTTCGAAGGCAGGTACTATCAGCTCGACGGCGGGACCGCGTGGCCGAAGCCGGCGCAGCGGCGGATTCCGCTCGTCATCGGCGGCAAAGGGCCAAAAGTCCTCGAGGTGGCCGCGCGCTACGCGGACGAGTGGAACTGCGGCGGCGCGCAGAAGCCGGCCGGGGTGCGCGAGCGTACCGCGACGCTGGAAGCCGCCTGCCGGAAGGTGGGGCGCGACCCGAAGACGATCCGGCGGTCCTGGATGGGCGGAATCCTGATCGGTGAAACCGGCGCCGCGCTCGAGCGGCGGGCGCGGAGCGTTCAAGAGTACGCTATCACCCGGGCCGCGACCCCGCCGGCGGAGCTGCCGCGGGAGCTGCGAAACGCCGGGTGGCTGGTCGGCGCGCCGGAGGAGATCGCGGAGCAGATGCGCGGCCTGACCGCGGAGGGCATCAGCCGGTTCAACCTGCAGTTCTTCACGCTGGACGATCTCGACGCGGTCCACCTGATCGGCGAGCGGTTGATCCCCGCCGTCGCTTCGCTCTAG
- a CDS encoding replication-associated recombination protein A, with protein MELFEQSRRDEIARTAPLAARMRPRALEELVGQAHLLGPGHLLRRAIETDTLTSAILYGPPGTGKTSLARVIAAATRAHFEPVNAVTAGVADIRRLVEEARERRALHGVRTILFVDEIHRFNKAQQDVLLPHVEDGTVILIGATTGNPFIDVTPTLVSRSRVFALEPLALADLETIIRRALADPRGLAPQHVEAAPDAVADLARAANGDARAALNMLELAAMAATPDAHGVRRVTAAEVQEAVQRRLVPYDRGGDQHYDVISAFIKSMRGGDPDAAVYWLARMLAGGEDPRFIARRMVVHAAEDVGLADPQALLVAVAAAQAVDLVGLPEARIPMTEAAVYIATAPKSNAVIRAISAAAQDVEREEAQPVPQALRDASTRGARGLGRGRGYVYPHDQPGAFAAQQYAPDNVKDRVYYEPTDAGSEHEIRRRLRAWWAGVKRYAGE; from the coding sequence ATGGAGTTGTTCGAGCAGAGCCGGCGCGACGAGATCGCGCGCACAGCGCCGCTGGCCGCGCGCATGCGGCCGCGGGCGCTCGAGGAGCTCGTGGGGCAGGCCCATCTCCTCGGCCCCGGACATCTCCTGCGCCGCGCCATCGAGACCGACACCCTGACCTCGGCGATTCTCTATGGGCCGCCCGGGACGGGCAAGACATCGCTCGCGCGCGTCATCGCCGCGGCGACGCGGGCCCACTTCGAGCCGGTGAACGCGGTCACGGCCGGCGTCGCCGACATCCGTCGCCTCGTCGAGGAGGCGCGGGAGCGCCGCGCGCTGCACGGCGTCCGCACGATCCTCTTCGTCGACGAGATCCATCGGTTCAACAAGGCGCAGCAGGACGTGCTCCTGCCGCACGTCGAGGACGGCACCGTCATCTTGATCGGCGCGACGACCGGCAACCCGTTCATCGACGTGACCCCGACGCTCGTGTCGCGCTCGCGCGTCTTCGCCCTCGAGCCGCTCGCGCTCGCCGACCTCGAGACGATCATCCGCCGGGCGCTTGCGGACCCGCGCGGCCTCGCGCCTCAACACGTCGAGGCGGCGCCCGATGCCGTCGCGGACCTGGCGCGGGCGGCGAACGGGGATGCGCGGGCCGCGCTCAACATGCTGGAACTGGCCGCGATGGCGGCGACGCCGGACGCACACGGGGTGCGGCGCGTCACGGCGGCGGAGGTCCAGGAGGCGGTGCAGCGCCGCCTGGTGCCGTACGACCGCGGCGGCGACCAGCACTACGACGTGATTTCGGCGTTCATCAAGAGCATGCGCGGCGGCGATCCCGACGCGGCGGTGTACTGGCTCGCGCGGATGCTTGCCGGCGGCGAGGATCCGCGGTTCATCGCCCGCCGCATGGTCGTGCACGCGGCCGAAGACGTCGGGCTCGCGGACCCGCAGGCGCTGCTGGTGGCGGTCGCGGCGGCGCAGGCCGTCGACCTGGTCGGCCTGCCGGAAGCCCGCATCCCGATGACCGAGGCGGCGGTCTATATCGCGACGGCTCCGAAAAGCAACGCGGTGATCCGGGCGATCTCCGCGGCCGCGCAGGACGTCGAGCGCGAGGAGGCGCAGCCGGTGCCCCAGGCGCTGCGGGACGCCTCGACCCGCGGGGCGCGCGGGCTCGGGCGCGGCCGGGGATACGTCTACCCCCACGATCAACCGGGGGCGTTCGCGGCGCAGCAGTACGCGCCCGACAATGTCAAGGACCGCGTTTACTACGAGCCGACCGACGCCGGATCCGAGCACGAGATCCGCCGCCGCCTTCGGGCGTGGTGGGCCGGCGTGAAGCGGTACGCCGGAGAGTAG
- a CDS encoding CCA tRNA nucleotidyltransferase, with the protein MPTFASAAAIVARLRDAGFETYLAGGCVRDRLRGRPAADYDIATAARPEQVVALFPRTVDVGAAFGVIRVVADDGDYEVATFRTEGPYLDGRHPSSVRYAGPREDALRRDFTINGLFYDPAAGAVLDFVGGRADLASRLVRAIGDAAARFADDRLRMLRAVRLAAELDFTIDPDTVEAIRGHAADVRTVSPERIRDELVRMLTGPDPGRALALLRDARLLAVVLPEVAAEIGVPQPPNFHPEGDVFEHTRQAVAALRHPSPALAMAALLHDVGKPETLEYAPDRIRFSRHDERGAAIAESVMERLRFPRRDTDRVTALVGRHMIFKDLPQMREAKRRRLFADEIFPELLELHRADCAASHEDFTLYEWARAEAERAAAAPPPPARLVSGHDVLARGVPAGPRVAAILEAVEDARLEGRLRTRDEALAFIDGLLARGSGGAETAGNAGPGSGGGER; encoded by the coding sequence GTGCCCACGTTCGCGTCGGCGGCGGCGATCGTGGCGCGGCTTCGGGACGCCGGGTTCGAGACCTACCTTGCCGGCGGATGCGTCCGCGACCGGCTGCGGGGGCGGCCCGCCGCGGACTACGACATCGCCACCGCGGCCCGCCCCGAGCAGGTCGTTGCGCTGTTCCCGCGCACGGTCGACGTCGGCGCGGCGTTCGGCGTGATCCGCGTGGTCGCGGACGACGGGGACTACGAGGTCGCGACGTTTCGGACGGAAGGTCCGTACCTCGACGGCCGGCATCCGTCGTCGGTGCGGTACGCGGGCCCGCGCGAGGACGCGCTGCGCCGCGACTTCACGATCAACGGCCTGTTCTACGACCCGGCGGCCGGCGCGGTGCTCGACTTCGTGGGCGGCCGCGCCGATCTCGCCTCACGCCTCGTGCGTGCGATCGGCGACGCCGCGGCGCGCTTCGCGGACGACCGGCTGCGCATGCTGCGCGCGGTGCGCCTGGCCGCCGAGCTCGACTTCACGATCGACCCCGACACCGTCGAGGCGATTCGCGGCCACGCCGCGGACGTGCGTACCGTGAGCCCGGAGCGCATCCGCGACGAGCTCGTCCGCATGCTGACCGGACCCGACCCCGGGCGGGCGCTCGCGCTGCTGCGGGACGCGAGACTGCTCGCCGTCGTGCTGCCGGAGGTCGCGGCCGAGATCGGCGTGCCGCAGCCGCCGAACTTTCATCCGGAAGGCGACGTGTTCGAGCACACGCGGCAGGCGGTCGCGGCGCTGCGCCATCCATCGCCGGCGCTCGCGATGGCGGCGCTCCTGCACGACGTCGGCAAGCCGGAGACACTCGAGTACGCCCCGGACCGGATCCGCTTCAGCCGCCACGACGAGCGGGGCGCCGCGATCGCGGAGAGCGTGATGGAGCGCCTCCGGTTCCCGCGGCGCGACACCGACCGCGTGACGGCGCTCGTCGGGCGCCACATGATCTTCAAGGATCTTCCGCAGATGCGCGAGGCGAAGCGGCGCCGGCTGTTCGCCGATGAGATCTTTCCGGAGCTCCTCGAGCTGCACCGCGCCGACTGCGCGGCGAGCCACGAAGACTTCACGCTCTACGAGTGGGCGCGCGCCGAGGCGGAGCGGGCCGCCGCGGCCCCGCCGCCGCCGGCCCGCCTGGTCTCTGGCCACGACGTGCTGGCCCGCGGGGTCCCGGCCGGGCCCCGGGTCGCGGCGATCCTCGAGGCCGTCGAAGACGCGCGGCTCGAGGGACGGCTCCGCACCCGGGACGAGGCGCTGGCCTTCATCGACGGCCTGCTGGCGCGGGGAAGCGGGGGCGCCGAGACCGCCGGGAACGCCGGCCCGGGTTCCGGCGGAGGAGAACGCTGA